The window TACTATTGTGATCATTTTGTACagtaattcatatataatatattttgttgggtgtgttggttttgtaattaattatatttaaattttttggttatttacaAAGTTGAAATGCTATGGGAAATTTGAACAATTTTTTCAAACTATTTTAGTGTTATTGGAAGTTtgaacaaagtttttttttaaatcattttaaatgGTTTAGTCACTAAACTACATAATTCAAAAACCATACTCctctattgtttgtttttgtcacTAACTAATCACATATActatttttacaaaacaatttaaatgGTTTAGTCACTAAACTACATAATTCAAAAACCATACTcctctattgttttttttttgtcactaacTAATCACATATActatttttacaaaacaatttcacatatacggtaaaacctctataatttaataatgttgggaccatgatattttattaatttttatataaattaataataattattttgtagtgtaaattaataattattattttgtagtgtaaattaataattaatttatagatatatatatatatatatatatttaattgtttaagttaaaaaaattatgaatttagacaattttaacaaaataatattagacTTTTAGATGTTatcaatttataattaaatttctaatatttagaaaaaattgttgataataaattacaaatactctataaaaatataaaaataaaaatggtgcATATGTAGCTATTTATATAacatgttatagaatattttctatcattataatttgaaaatacaacataacaattattttatagatttgtccaaaaaaaaattgttttatagatatgagctctatgagaaaattcaaaattctaaaacatacatatatcacGTGGCAATATAAATACTAACACTGACTCGGAAAAAACGCGAGTCAGGAACAGACCTACCTCCTCCGGAAGATAGAGGAGGCCGGCGGCGTCGTCCTCGTTCCGTCCTCCTTCTTTGCGGAGCCTCTCCCGGTAAGCCTCCTCCAGCGTCGTCTTTTCGAtttctctggttttttttttatcagaaataGTTTGGATCGTAATTAATTTAAgatttttctgatttgtttctgaaaataagattaattttgATCAATTAAAACAATTTGGGGGTATgcaacaaaatttataataattgtcAAACAGAAATAAGTTAAAATCTCAATAGCTAGATTATTATCTCTAGaatcaatttctattttccttttaaattaaaagattttaaattttaaatttcaaatatataaacaatactaatatCTTTCGTTCAATGTCAAACATATTTAGaagttaaacaaaataaaaacaattaatacgaatcttttaaaaatcagaaCTGTATAAATATCATAATCTATTGAATTATAATATGTCACATGTCACATATATATTAGACATgtgcatatatgatatatataaccaataaaagaaaaacaaaatttaaggTAAAACAGTAAATGCTACAACACTACTAATAGCCGCTGCAATTGCTCCGACTACAAATCCCGGTAAGTTTCCACCTCCAAATAATGCATCAACAGGACCAGCACCAAATGATACAATCATTTATGGTATCACGATTGACATATTCAAAACTCCAAGAGAGAGTCCTGTGAAGTTGACATTAAAAATAAAGCATCCTTATTAATATCTATGTTACAAAACGAATATTAATTGTTTCTTCTAATGGTTAGTAAGATGATAATCAAGTTAGTAAGATAACCATACGATAGACATCGATCATCcctatattatatgttttatttgattctgaatgtttatttttgtttaaagacaaaaaaaagtgtataaatACCTTGTCCGGCACCGCTGCTACTTGAGATGATGGAAGCTAGTGCGAACGGAATACTAAAAGTAATCtataataatacaaacaaaaatgattaataatgTTAGCAAAAGTAATGGACAACAATTGTAACATAAATTGGATAAAGAGAAAAGTTGTGGACTTACGGCTAGAGGAATTCCAAGAACTGCAAAGAGACTCAATGCTCCAGCTTTGATGCCCTCAGTGGGAAGGGCCATTGCACCGAAGGTTCTCCGGTGCTCCTCGGCCATTTTAGAAACCAAAACCGTCATTGCCAAACACACGGCGAGGATGATATTCACACCTCCCCAAAGCCTTTTAGCTCCAATTTTCTTACTAATACTTTCAATACCAAGGGACACGACTCCAAGAACGACTGAGTTAAGCATCAATCCCAATGCACCAACGTGGACTCCTTTGTTGTAAAGTCTCTTCATCTTGTCATCTCCTTCTGATCTTCCACCGTAAACTTCACGACCCATCCAGTCAGTATCGAATAAAAGGAAAGGGAACCACGCGATCCAGTTCAAAGACGTGACGATTAGTAGCATCCACATTGGACGTTTCATCACCTTAAAGGCTCCAAAGATCTCGTCGAAGAAGGGagttttcttgtcttcttcggAGTCTGGCTTTGGCGACCATTGTTTGTCTTCAACGTACCAAAGAGATATGCTGGTGACGACGACGAGGAGGGTAATGGAAAGGAAGAAACAACTCTTTAGATTTGCGCAATAGATGTCACATGCTTTAGTCACTGTGAAAGGAAACATCTTGTGGAGGTGAGTGTAAGATCCGGCCGCGTATCCCAAAACGTTTCCAACGGccatgaagaaagagaaaaacgcGTTTGCTATTTGCGTTTTCCTAGCGTCTCCAGCTGCTAAATCGCCGAGGAAAGCTCGACAAGGTCCTTGGAGAGTGTTGTTAGCCACGTCAAGGATCCAGAAACCGAGAGCGAAGATAACGACGGCGTTTGAATTTATATGGTCGTCGAGTTTGTCTCCCATTCTATGGCCGATATCAGCAGCGTATCCGATTAGGAAAACAGCAACGGCGACAAGCAAAGCACCGGTGGCGATGAAAGGACGACGACGACCGAATCTAGACTGACAACGGTCACTGTAATAACCGACGGTTGGCTGAACAAGCAGGTCGGACACAGGACCACATAGCCAAATAAGAGATGACCATTTATGTGGAACCCCAAGAAGTTGCACGTACGGAGTTAGGAGAGACAACTGAAGAGCCCAACCGGACTGTATACCGGCGGCGATAGAAGTTACCGCGATCATCTTTCTCAGTGGCGCCGGCCCATCATCAAGATCCGTtgcggatgaagaagaagaagactgtcTATACAGAGTCGCTTTAGTATTTCTTTCTTGGAGGTCACTCATCTTTCACCTTGTCTTCAAAAAGGGTTTGTGTTGGTGGGTGATGAATGAGACGGGTTAGGTATTATAAAGACGAAGgtgaagatttttgttttctatagtTTAGGGAACTAAATCTTTTCTAGTATGGATATAACGCATGTCTTTATTGGAAATTATTTGGATTACGGTAACAATGACACAAGACAAGCGAGATAATATAACTGAGATCAGTTTATTATCTTATCTATTTTCCATATAATTAAGATACGTGACagattttttcaatattttggttttccaTATCTCGTCAAATTCTTTTTGTtcaatttccatttttaaaatgttCTGTTTGGATTTAACCGCGTCACAATTCCTTCTTCCACAAGAAAAACAAGTTAATAGGattaggaaacaaaaaaaaaatctcgaaaCCAAATTTGGGCCTTTAAATAGTTCTCACGTCGTAAGTAATAAGGCCTAAAAACGTAATGGGCCTAAAGTCAATAGAGGTGAATTAGCCTTGttcaattagggttttaaaataaattcaagTCTCCCACTATATAaattcccatcttcttcttctttacttatcccaattagggtttgtttctttcaatTGTGTGCTTCGTATTTTATCATTTGTGTTTTTCAACCTAGCGCAGCCCTTAAGATCGCCTTCCACAAAATTTAACAATGGAAGCGTGTCGAGTCATAGCTGCGCTAAatcgaattttaaatttagggtTGGTTTCATTAGGGTTCTCCTAATAGCTAATCCGCCATTGTCCTTgttgatttgatatatatagcACGAGGCTCTCTCTCGCTGACTCTTCAGATATAATAAGAgttaactctgtttttttatctGATAGAGATCATTATAGCGTTTGGGGATTCTCGGATTTTGTAATTCGCGTGTCTTTAGTATCTCGTGCTTTATATATCGGCTAGGATACATTTGTTTTGTGAATTGTTTTGTGTGGATTTGTAATTAGAAAGGCGAGAATGATGAATCAATTAGATGTGTGAATGAGGGGTAATTTCCTTGTTATGAACTCAAACTTGTTTGAGGCATTATCATATTTCTGACTCGCCacttttgttaagatttttgttgtttttttttttttgtttgggttggAATGGTGGAATATGAGGAACATATAACTCAACCGTGAATCATAACTTTAATGTTTTGATAACTATGATCCAATTTTTGCTTATTGATATTCTGATtccacctttttgttttgttaatttttgttttcttgtttggttttgcTGGGTTTTAACTTTCTCAAATAAATCGTCTTCTGCTTAAAATTAGatcaaataatattatgatACTCGAACCAGAGTTCCTAAAGCTACAGTTAGCCGGTTTAGAGATTTAGTCCCTTTGATTAGAGTTTATCGGCTACTTCCCTTGGCGACTGGATTAAACTGTGGATATAAATCATGTTGGAGCGGACGACACtattcatatacatattacTCATGAACTTCGGACAAGATGTGACTAGAGTGAGAagacaagtaaaagaaaatttgaacaTTGATAAGTAATCAACATCGGCTAATAATCAATTTATACACCAACAGGAGATCTTTATTAGTATGTAGTTTTATGAATATATTCCAAAATGAAATCAATCCTATTGTGGTTCCATTTATGTAAACGAAGTTTTAAAACTAACGGCCAATTAACGGCCATTGTGGTTCCATTATGAGTCATCTTACCTATTGTGTTGTTCTTATGCAAAATCTGATTAAAGCTAAACCTCAAATTCTTATGCAAAATCTGATTAAAGCTAAACCTCAAATTCTTATGCAAGGAGAGATATCATTTGATTTTAACTCAGAATTGCCTAGAAGTTAGAGCTCTTAATTCTTATATACAAGTTGTCAGATCCTGAATTTCTATTCGAAGAGTGTGAAAActggatttgtttgtttgaaaaagcTCAATTTGAGACAATTATCCAAAACCTCTCTATGTTGGAGTCTCCTTTATTTACAAACAACATACAGTACAAGGTTTTTTTCAACTACTcatcaataaaaaaaggttaaaaacatTGCAATCaaagacataaaaaaataaattacaaaaatggttacaattattataagaaaattgaTTACAATTTCAAGTgaaccggaaccggaaccggaaccggaaccATAACACAAACCGTCTTTGGAAAAAAGGAAATCCCAAAACACATAATACCACCCGATTTTATTAGAATTGGTTCACCGGCGAGTCGAGGAGAGACTCAGAttgagaaaataagaaagagagattagatttagggtttagagtccggcgaagaagagagagaggtctCGAACCCAAGGAACGTCAGTCAGGAGGAAACAGAGAAGATGTCATCGACTCTCCTCGAGCAAACTCGCTCCAGTCATGAAGAGGTTGAAAGGTTGGAGCGATTAGTTGTGCAAGATCTACAGACTGAGCCACCGTCAAGCAAGGACAGATTGGTCCAGGGACATCGTGTTCGTCACATGATTGAATCTATCATGCTCACCACGAACAAACTTGTacgttttctttcttcttcttcctctcctcaatttcattcttcttctcctcctcgcgtttttgttatttttgtgtttattctCTTCTGAATTCAAATGCAGAGAAAAACTTGGGTTGCtgatttttgtttaaacaaaagGTTGTTGAGtgttcctcttttcttttctgcaGTTCAATCTTGTCAGTGTTGTTGATTGCTTAAGCTTTAAGTGTGTATGTAATTTAGGGATTCTAAGTTTTGAGCTAAGCATTCTTCAGTGTTTGAGTTAATTGTGATTGATAAGTTCCATCAGTAGATGCCTTGGATTTATCCTAACCTTGattctttgttgttttgtaaGGTTGAAACCTATGAAGATAAGGATGGGGCAAGGGAAGATGAAATAGCAGCGCTTGGTGGTGGCCAGGCTGCGTTTAGTGCATTTTACGATCGTTTGAAAGAGGTTTGTTTTCTACCCTTTTGCATgtctttttttcctcaaaactaCTTGCCTATGGTTCTCTGGGTAGTTGTTTCTTATAAGATTGAGCAGCTAACTTTACcagataaatgtttttttttaaagattgagGATAAGAGATTTAGCtgtttataatttgtttatctcTTCATTGATTGTCTTGAATCACTGGTGATGGAGAATTAAGAATAATGTACGAAATCTCAGTGAAAATGTATTAGTTCTGTTCCATCAGCAATTTGGTTAGCTGTATAAGGGGTTGCTTTTTGCAGAATAGTATTAAGCGGTAAAATATTCGTGTGAAGATACTGTTTTTGTATCTAAGTAGAGTGCAGGCCCTGAATAAGATTCACTAATTTGGTGTTTTTCATTGTCCGAATTCTTTGATTTGTTCGTAACACTGATGAAATTATCAGATTTGCAgctgttttaactttttttttatgaaacttgCAGATACGTGAATATCATAAAAGGCATCTTTCTGGACGTCTTGTTGATGCTAATGAAGATTATGAAGCACTCCTGAAGGAGGAACCAGTTATTGCGTTCAGTGGAGAGGTAAGTTTCTGCTTGGCTTTTATTGTTGCGTAAGGAGTTTCATATTGTTTGACAATTGTATACGCCCCTTTTTCTACATTGCTGGCTTCATGGTATATCGATTTTCTTCAATTGTTAAATCTTTTTGTCTGTTGCACAGGAGGGTGTTGGTCGGTACTTGGACTTACATGATATGTATAACCAGTACATCAACTCTAAATTTGGGGAAAGGGTTGAATATTCTGCTTACCTTGATGTTTTTTCTAGACCAGAGAAAATACCGCATAAACTAAAGCTATCGAGGTAAACATTTCATTGAGTTTTCTTTTACTTAGAATGCTACTTGCTTTGTTTCTACCTGCAGCTGAATGGCTTTCCTTTTTGTCTTGCTATCTGTCACTTTAGGCAATACAGGAAGTATATGGAAGCACTGCTAGAGTACTTGGTCGACTTTTTCCAGCGAACCGAGCCATTGCAAGATCTTGACCGGATACTTTCTAGGGTTTGAGCTCCTTCCTTTACTTATTGTTTTATTCTATTCAACTTGGTACCTTATGGATTTTCATAGCTCTATCAACCTGCATAATGATACATGTTTTGGAAAGTAAATTGCCATAACAAGATAATCGTTGTATTGAAAATTCATAAGTGCATTGTTTACACCAACTGTAGAGACTTTTATATCCTCGCACAGTGTTGAACCTAGTTATAGTGTGGCATTCTGCTAGTTCTAGTTTCGTCAATGGGAAAGTAGAAGGCTGGTACAATTAATGTGTTGGTTTGTTGCAGGTTGAAACTGATTTCGAAGAGCAATATGCGAATGGGAAAGTAGAAGGCTGGGAGAACCATAGCCAGGAAAATGAGCTTATTCCATCTCAGCATACTGTCATAGATCTGGATTACTACACTACAGTCGAGGAACTGGTAGATGTGGGTCCTGAAAAGCTAAAGGAGGTAATGACATGCTTCATGTTTCTATGCATCTTAAAGCATTATCCCGCtacttatattttcttttatgttataCAGGCATTGGGGGCATTAGGACTGAAGGTTGGTGGTACACCGCAGCAGCGTGCCGAGAGACTTTTCCTGACAAAGGTACTTACACTTGCTTATAATCATGTGTTTTCAGTTTGTCTTATGAGAGTGGGATTTTCTACTTATTTGTAGTGTCCGTGTTGTTTATGCTGGGTTTGGAAGGAACATTAGCTGTTATGAAAGCTAGTTTGGTAGTTCAGTTCAGGTCTTCCTCTAGTataaaactaaggtttttgttGGCATATCTCATGTCTGTGGGGACTGTTTCAAACTTATCTTATTGCCTTGACCCTTGAGGTTGTCTTAACTATCTCAACTTCTGTACAGCATACGCCTTTGGAAAAGCTGGATAAGAAACATTTTGCCAAACCTCTACACAATGGGAAACAAAACGGAGATGTCAAATCAACGCAGCAGTCAGAAAATGCTAAAGAGATTGCACTAACAGAGGTCAAAGTGAAGAAACTCTGCCAATTACTCGATGAGGTTAGTTTATTGAAGTTAATATATAGATCTGTTTCCCTCCCCAGATATGTAGCTGTGcttttaacttttctttgaaCTTTTATAGACAATCgaaaggacaaaacaaaacattgtaaAGAAACAGTCCTTGACATATGAAGAAATGGAGGGAGAACGAGAAGGGGAGGAAGCTAATGCCGAGTCAGAAAGTGATGACGAGGACGGTGATATTTACAATCCGCTGAAGCTGCCAATGGGTTGGGATGGGAAGCCTATACCATACTGGCTCTACAAACTTCATGGCCTGGGCCAGGTATGTAGTTTAGTTATTACTATATTAGACCCATTATTCTTAAAGGATAGGATGGAAAACCATTGAGggattcatattaaattttcttgtTCACTTGCAGGAGTTTAAATGCGACATATGTGGGGACTATAGTTACTGGGGAAGAAGGGCTTTTGAGAGACATTTTAAAGAATGGAGACACCAGCACGGAATGCGTTGCCTAGGAATCCCTAACACAAAGAACTTCAATGAGATCACTTCAATTGAGGTAATATTATATTGTCAAAGACTTTGTTGTAGCTGCTTAACCCAATAGTTTGGTCATTTTATATTGATCTGTGATTTGTTGATTTGGTATGTTTCAGGAAGCGAAAGAATTGTGGAAGAGGATACAGGAGAGGCAAGGAGAGAACAAATGGAGGCCAGAACTCGAAGAGGAGTATGAAGATCGTGAAGGTAACATTTACAACAAGAAGACTTACTCTGATCTCCAGCGCCAAGGTCTCATCTGATGGGATCACAATCCTCAGGGTTTTAGATgaaatcttctctctctctctatactaTATCACTTTAAAATCATACCTACCTTTCTTCTTTGTAAAATCAAACCATttcgtcatcatcttcttgtgAAGTATCATCACCTTAAAACAGGTTTTAGTTGTAGGTACTGGATTCGACTTTGGTGTATGTTTTCAGAATTAACTATCACAATCCAGGATATTAAAATCGTTTTGATGGACAATGCCAATAACGAATAGTCAGGCATATTATTTCGaaatacatacacatatatacgATAAAgatgtactatatataaaaaagagaagatatgtAAAAAACTCAGTCACTAAAGGTTTTCTCATTACTATTCTTTTAGTTCTGTTGTTATTCAGAATatcagatgatgatgactcaCAAATTTTGGAAtgtcttaatttttaaaatattcttaattGTTATCCGTTTCCTAACAATCAttggttattttcttttgtgtaaaatttaaaattgtgtcaaatgttttttaaaatcattaaatgtaAACAGATACAATCTCATACTAAcacataattgtttttttggtcagatttatatccatatttaTGTACACGAAGACCatacattattttcaaaaaatctgAACATACACAATCTCTCATTCTGGAAAGAATAATGAAATATACCTTTCTTAGCCAATTTGGCTAAGACTAAAGACTAAACCTTAGTGTATGTTCcaaacttttaattaagaaataaaagttGGGATGggcttacctttttttttaacacagtCCAACGGCCACATTGTAGAGAGACGATCGAACCTAGTATAGTAAATCCTACGGTGCCAGCGCATTCCAACTTCGTAAGACTTAACATATCCACCGTTAGATCTAAAACCTAATCATCCAACGGCTAAAAACGAAAGCCCCAAAAAATATGACCGTTAGAAGTGATTGAACCGTTGGCTCCTCCTTTTGTCTTCATAAGAAGCGCTCTCTTGCCCTTGTCTTCGTCATAATCTCAAAGACTCTTtacgaaagagaaaaaaaaaaaaagcaaaaggcTTAAAGAACAAGAAGGAGTAAGATTCATTAGGAGAGAGAGATCATGGCGACGAGAGCAGCAAACGTACCTGAACAAGTCCGAGGTTTGTTTTCCCACAATCGTCTTTATTGCTCTTCTCAATTCTATGAATCGATTTGAATTATTTCTGGGTTATCTTAGATCTGAATTCTTTGGAATCGGTTTGTTTCGATTTGAATCGATCTGCgtttgaaaa is drawn from Camelina sativa cultivar DH55 chromosome 8, Cs, whole genome shotgun sequence and contains these coding sequences:
- the LOC104708497 gene encoding splicing factor SF3a60 homolog, which translates into the protein MSSTLLEQTRSSHEEVERLERLVVQDLQTEPPSSKDRLVQGHRVRHMIESIMLTTNKLVETYEDKDGAREDEIAALGGGQAAFSAFYDRLKEIREYHKRHLSGRLVDANEDYEALLKEEPVIAFSGEEGVGRYLDLHDMYNQYINSKFGERVEYSAYLDVFSRPEKIPHKLKLSRQYRKYMEALLEYLVDFFQRTEPLQDLDRILSRVETDFEEQYANGKVEGWENHSQENELIPSQHTVIDLDYYTTVEELVDVGPEKLKEALGALGLKVGGTPQQRAERLFLTKHTPLEKLDKKHFAKPLHNGKQNGDVKSTQQSENAKEIALTEVKVKKLCQLLDETIERTKQNIVKKQSLTYEEMEGEREGEEANAESESDDEDGDIYNPLKLPMGWDGKPIPYWLYKLHGLGQEFKCDICGDYSYWGRRAFERHFKEWRHQHGMRCLGIPNTKNFNEITSIEEAKELWKRIQERQGENKWRPELEEEYEDREGNIYNKKTYSDLQRQGLI